A window of the Desulforapulum autotrophicum HRM2 genome harbors these coding sequences:
- a CDS encoding aldehyde ferredoxin oxidoreductase family protein gives MSKILRINTTDKTYTFEETPADLAGLGGRALTSRMVLNEVPATCHALGKFNKLVIAPGLLSGSPAANSGRLSAGAKSPLTGGIKESNSGGLVSQKLAKLGISAVVLEGKPEDKKFSMVIIKNDGVEIVPADEYVGIGTYNTMEKLWDRFGKRTGVMCIGQAGEQRLQAASIHVADPKGTPGRALGRGGLGAVMGSKGVKAIIVDDKGAPRLTLADPEAFKVANKRWVEMLTSHPVCGEGLPALGTAVLVNVINEAGAMPTKNFRTGRFEHAQDISGEKMAENIEARGGVISEGCHPGCVMKCSQAYYDKEGKYLTSGFEYETLWAFGSHCLIKDLDDIAMMDRLCDDFGIDTIDTGVAIGMAMEAGLIEWGDSKAAIELVKEVGKGTPMGKILGNGTAFTADALGVDRIPVVKRQAFPAYDPRSVKGVGVTYATTPMGADHTAGYGVTANILAVGGTVDPLKKEGNIALSQNLQIATAAIDAAGLCLFVAFAVLDNEDGVQTIVNLLNAQYGMSLTPDDVVSLGKSILNDEKEFNRRAGFTKADDQLPEMFKESFPPHNTTWDFSTDELQETLNF, from the coding sequence ATGTCAAAAATATTGAGAATAAACACAACAGATAAAACATATACATTTGAAGAAACACCTGCCGATCTGGCCGGCCTCGGAGGCCGGGCATTGACGTCAAGAATGGTGCTCAACGAGGTGCCTGCCACCTGTCATGCCCTGGGAAAATTCAACAAACTTGTGATTGCTCCTGGCCTTTTATCAGGATCTCCTGCAGCCAACTCGGGCAGGCTTTCAGCCGGTGCCAAATCCCCCCTGACAGGCGGCATCAAGGAGAGCAATTCAGGCGGCCTTGTCTCTCAAAAACTTGCAAAGCTTGGCATCAGTGCGGTTGTGCTGGAGGGCAAACCTGAAGACAAAAAGTTCTCAATGGTCATCATTAAAAATGACGGTGTTGAGATTGTCCCGGCCGACGAATACGTGGGGATCGGCACCTACAACACCATGGAGAAGCTCTGGGATCGATTCGGCAAACGAACCGGTGTCATGTGCATCGGCCAGGCAGGCGAACAGCGCCTCCAGGCCGCAAGCATCCACGTGGCCGATCCCAAGGGAACACCGGGCCGGGCACTGGGCAGGGGTGGTCTGGGTGCAGTCATGGGTTCCAAGGGGGTCAAGGCCATCATCGTGGATGACAAGGGTGCTCCCCGGCTGACCCTGGCCGATCCAGAGGCGTTCAAGGTAGCCAACAAACGCTGGGTCGAAATGCTCACCTCCCACCCCGTTTGCGGTGAAGGCCTTCCGGCCCTTGGCACGGCAGTTCTGGTGAATGTTATCAACGAAGCCGGGGCCATGCCCACAAAGAACTTCAGAACAGGCCGGTTTGAGCACGCCCAGGATATCAGCGGCGAAAAAATGGCTGAAAACATCGAGGCCAGGGGCGGTGTCATTTCCGAAGGCTGCCACCCGGGCTGCGTCATGAAATGCTCCCAGGCATACTATGACAAGGAAGGAAAATACCTCACCTCCGGGTTTGAATACGAGACCCTCTGGGCCTTTGGTTCCCATTGCCTGATCAAAGACCTTGACGACATTGCCATGATGGACAGGCTCTGCGACGACTTTGGCATCGACACCATTGACACGGGCGTTGCCATCGGCATGGCCATGGAAGCCGGCCTCATTGAATGGGGAGACAGCAAGGCAGCCATTGAACTGGTCAAAGAGGTTGGCAAGGGAACACCCATGGGTAAAATTCTTGGCAATGGAACCGCCTTTACGGCCGACGCCCTGGGTGTTGACAGGATTCCCGTAGTCAAACGACAGGCCTTTCCCGCCTATGACCCAAGATCGGTCAAGGGTGTCGGCGTCACCTATGCCACTACCCCCATGGGCGCAGACCACACCGCAGGCTATGGCGTCACGGCAAACATCCTGGCCGTTGGCGGCACCGTGGATCCCCTGAAGAAAGAGGGCAACATTGCACTCTCCCAGAACCTCCAGATTGCCACGGCAGCCATTGATGCAGCAGGTCTATGCCTGTTTGTGGCCTTTGCTGTCCTTGACAATGAGGATGGGGTCCAGACCATTGTAAATCTGCTCAACGCCCAGTACGGGATGTCCCTCACCCCTGACGATGTGGTCAGCCTCGGTAAATCCATCCTCAACGATGAAAAGGAATTCAACCGAAGGGCAGGCTTTACAAAGGCCGATGACCAGCTCCCTGAAATGTTCAAAGAGAGCTTCCCGCCCCACAACACCACCTGGGACTTTTCCACGGACGAG
- a CDS encoding RtcB family protein produces MGKRPRIQQFAPYEIWGREIEADAIRQMDNACTLPISIQGALMPDAHMGYGLPIGGVLAVKDAVIPYAVGVDIACRVKMSVLDLAFDRFEALQEPFRAALEQGTRFGMGESFKRPHNHRVMDEDWTFCPTVKGLKDKAWQQLGTSGSGNHFAEFGLLTLSAAEMGLEPGNYLALLTHSGSRGAGAAIAKHYSTLARRLHPELPKHLSDLAWLDLDRSEGLEYWKAMELMGRYSSANHDIIHQSVLSHLGAVSVLTLENHHNFAWKMQCGDEEVIVHRKGATPADRGVLGVIPGSMATPGFVVRGLGNTRALNSAAHGAGRKMSRNAAIKQFSRKDLNRFLEKKGVTLVSAGLDEVPMAYKDILDIMAQQKDLVETIARFDPKLVKMAEPDGKGRRKQKR; encoded by the coding sequence ATGGGAAAAAGACCCCGTATCCAACAGTTTGCCCCCTATGAAATCTGGGGAAGGGAGATTGAGGCCGATGCCATACGTCAGATGGACAACGCCTGTACCCTCCCCATATCCATCCAGGGGGCACTCATGCCCGATGCCCACATGGGTTATGGACTTCCCATTGGCGGAGTCCTGGCCGTAAAGGATGCCGTCATTCCCTATGCCGTAGGTGTGGACATCGCCTGCCGGGTAAAGATGAGTGTCCTGGATCTGGCATTTGACAGATTCGAGGCCCTACAGGAACCCTTTAGGGCAGCCCTGGAGCAGGGGACAAGATTTGGGATGGGAGAATCGTTTAAACGACCCCATAACCACCGGGTCATGGATGAAGACTGGACGTTCTGCCCAACTGTGAAAGGGCTGAAAGACAAGGCCTGGCAGCAGCTTGGCACCAGTGGGTCGGGCAACCACTTTGCCGAATTTGGACTTCTGACCCTATCTGCAGCAGAGATGGGGCTTGAACCCGGCAACTATCTGGCACTTTTGACCCACAGCGGAAGCAGGGGAGCGGGGGCGGCCATTGCCAAACACTACAGCACGCTTGCCCGCCGCCTCCATCCTGAACTTCCCAAACATCTAAGCGACCTTGCCTGGCTCGACCTTGATCGGTCAGAAGGGCTTGAATACTGGAAGGCAATGGAACTCATGGGCAGATATTCGTCTGCGAACCATGATATCATCCACCAAAGTGTATTGAGCCATCTGGGGGCGGTTTCGGTCCTGACCCTGGAAAATCACCATAACTTTGCGTGGAAAATGCAGTGTGGGGATGAGGAGGTGATTGTTCACCGAAAAGGAGCGACTCCCGCAGACAGGGGAGTCCTAGGCGTTATTCCGGGATCCATGGCCACCCCCGGTTTTGTTGTGAGGGGACTTGGAAACACCCGGGCCTTAAATTCCGCAGCCCATGGGGCAGGAAGGAAGATGAGCCGCAATGCGGCAATAAAGCAGTTTAGCAGAAAGGATCTGAACCGATTCCTAGAAAAAAAAGGTGTCACCCTGGTTTCAGCGGGACTGGATGAAGTGCCCATGGCATACAAGGACATCCTGGATATCATGGCCCAGCAGAAAGATCTTGTGGAAACCATTGCCCGGTTTGATCCAAAGCTTGTCAAAATGGCCGAACCCGACGGAAAAGGACGAAGAAAACAGAAGCGATAA
- the thpR gene encoding RNA 2',3'-cyclic phosphodiesterase: MDNHTPRRLFVALSLPRAVVDFLEQMQKSLKNRGFKASWSRMEAMHLTLKFIGETPTENLESIIRAVQTTAAAHHRFKLKVQGVGVFPSTRKARVLWAGAGWENRDLSEIYQVLESNLGQAGIPLSKKRFFPHFTLARFRKAVDHQQIADVMDAFGNHSSASFECRSIDLVQSVLKSSGAVHTLVARADFKP; this comes from the coding sequence ATGGATAACCACACACCCCGACGTTTGTTTGTTGCCCTGTCCCTGCCAAGGGCGGTGGTTGATTTTCTTGAACAGATGCAGAAATCCTTGAAGAACAGGGGTTTCAAGGCCTCCTGGTCCCGTATGGAGGCCATGCATCTGACGTTGAAATTTATTGGAGAGACCCCAACGGAAAATCTGGAGTCCATTATCCGGGCCGTTCAAACAACGGCGGCAGCCCATCATCGGTTTAAATTAAAGGTGCAGGGGGTGGGGGTCTTTCCCTCAACCCGGAAGGCAAGGGTTTTATGGGCAGGAGCGGGTTGGGAAAACCGGGATCTGTCAGAGATCTATCAGGTGCTTGAATCTAATCTGGGCCAGGCCGGTATTCCCCTGTCAAAGAAACGGTTCTTCCCCCACTTCACCCTGGCCCGGTTCAGGAAAGCCGTGGATCACCAGCAGATTGCGGATGTGATGGATGCCTTTGGGAACCACAGTTCAGCATCCTTTGAGTGTCGCTCTATTGATCTTGTTCAGAGTGTCCTCAAGTCTTCCGGAGCGGTTCACACCCTTGTTGCCCGGGCAGATTTTAAACCGTGA
- a CDS encoding FapA family protein: MTHPTAPPSVGEVAFKYGTINKQQLDRLLELQGETGGSFAALMHQEQMATPYQINLIELLQEFLVLRQQGEKFGQIAVKRGFATKQQVDLALKKQLKQFREEKSRRMIGDILVESGVITAGQRQIIAEEQRQIEGDNPVPQQGRDSLGKMALTHEERRFLMIRNQDKTFAATVIQKGFATKQQVDRAMETQIKAFKRHRAVTLLGDVMVTEGFLTPGQCNLILADQKSLNVPDDQSEDMNPSENKINITLSPDAMEAWAEIPEPGISPATLTILKAAMETKGISHGILRAETLQCCLDKGLPRFILARGNLPVVPGTTRVKYLFDVDAKEPIRVKRGDLLAELEKIEQAVPGIDVFGNTRGKALPHRTEPSVFNCGKGVRLARDCTRVFAAGSGTPFVSLLGQLHVFPAVNVLDDADMKFGAIETHAALTVSGILTGAYPVKAGTVKAREIRDTRLESLGDITVSIGITNAVIKTQGNVRARYIHNSTIEAFGDVIVDHEILDSTITISGRCLALKSRIIASTVSAKGGVSALGVGSDVTEPCHISAAREEHLILALERIEEDVDLAGQELRNLEKNIKDLGKSIDQVFKKMVRLKRLYDAAKAEKARHQTEPKDQSTRTAVLVAALDKKLTSAINALKNLNHRKRTMAQALENLNKHEPATRQRSESRVQALERNRFQLLEWNRQSLGLAQIIVNGPMAEGTRLSGPFSSTIVMQTCCRATFTETPKHGTLEKFEMVCKETNPAKT, from the coding sequence GTGACACACCCTACCGCCCCTCCCTCCGTGGGTGAAGTGGCCTTCAAATACGGCACCATAAACAAGCAGCAGTTGGACCGGCTTCTTGAACTTCAGGGTGAAACAGGAGGTTCCTTTGCAGCACTCATGCACCAGGAACAAATGGCCACACCCTACCAGATAAACCTCATTGAACTGCTACAGGAATTTCTCGTTCTAAGGCAGCAGGGGGAAAAATTCGGCCAGATTGCAGTCAAAAGAGGGTTTGCAACAAAACAACAGGTGGATCTGGCCCTTAAAAAACAGCTCAAACAGTTCCGGGAAGAAAAAAGCAGACGAATGATCGGGGATATTCTTGTTGAATCCGGCGTCATCACTGCTGGGCAAAGACAAATCATTGCCGAAGAGCAACGGCAGATCGAAGGTGACAATCCAGTGCCCCAACAGGGCAGGGACAGTCTGGGAAAAATGGCCCTTACCCATGAAGAGCGTCGTTTTCTCATGATCAGAAACCAGGACAAAACCTTTGCCGCCACAGTTATCCAAAAAGGGTTTGCAACAAAGCAACAGGTGGATCGGGCCATGGAGACCCAGATCAAGGCGTTCAAACGGCACAGGGCCGTGACCCTTCTTGGGGACGTCATGGTAACGGAGGGCTTTTTGACCCCTGGGCAGTGCAACCTCATCCTTGCCGACCAGAAAAGTTTAAACGTTCCTGATGATCAATCAGAAGACATGAACCCATCGGAAAATAAAATCAATATCACCCTGTCACCGGATGCCATGGAGGCCTGGGCCGAGATACCAGAGCCAGGGATATCACCCGCCACCCTGACAATACTCAAGGCAGCCATGGAGACAAAAGGGATAAGCCACGGAATCCTCAGGGCAGAAACCCTCCAGTGTTGCCTGGACAAAGGCCTGCCACGCTTCATCCTGGCCAGGGGGAATCTTCCAGTTGTTCCAGGGACAACAAGGGTAAAATATCTCTTTGATGTGGACGCAAAAGAACCCATCCGGGTGAAACGGGGTGATCTCCTTGCAGAACTTGAAAAAATTGAGCAGGCCGTCCCCGGGATTGATGTTTTCGGTAATACCCGGGGAAAAGCGCTTCCCCACAGAACAGAGCCCTCTGTTTTTAACTGCGGCAAGGGGGTAAGGCTGGCAAGGGATTGCACCCGGGTCTTTGCAGCCGGCAGCGGCACGCCGTTTGTGTCTTTGCTGGGACAACTCCATGTATTTCCAGCCGTCAATGTCCTGGACGATGCTGACATGAAATTCGGCGCCATCGAAACCCATGCGGCCCTGACTGTTTCAGGGATTCTCACCGGAGCGTACCCTGTAAAGGCGGGAACGGTAAAAGCCCGGGAAATCAGGGATACCCGCCTTGAAAGCCTTGGCGACATCACTGTTTCCATCGGCATCACCAATGCCGTCATCAAAACCCAGGGCAATGTCCGTGCAAGGTACATACACAACTCCACCATCGAGGCCTTTGGAGATGTTATTGTGGACCATGAGATCCTTGATTCCACCATTACCATCAGCGGGCGCTGCCTGGCTCTGAAAAGCCGGATCATCGCCTCCACGGTATCGGCAAAAGGAGGCGTATCAGCCCTGGGTGTGGGAAGCGATGTGACTGAACCCTGCCATATCAGTGCAGCCAGAGAAGAGCACCTGATCCTGGCCCTTGAAAGGATTGAAGAGGATGTTGACCTGGCCGGGCAGGAACTTCGCAACCTTGAAAAAAACATCAAGGATCTGGGGAAAAGCATCGACCAGGTCTTTAAAAAAATGGTCCGCCTAAAGCGGCTCTATGACGCCGCAAAGGCTGAAAAAGCCCGGCATCAAACCGAACCAAAAGATCAGAGCACAAGGACGGCTGTTCTGGTAGCGGCCCTTGACAAAAAGCTTACATCGGCCATTAATGCTCTGAAAAATCTTAACCATCGCAAACGAACCATGGCGCAGGCCCTGGAAAACCTGAACAAACACGAGCCTGCCACAAGGCAAAGGAGTGAATCCAGAGTCCAGGCCCTTGAGCGAAATCGATTTCAGCTCCTGGAGTGGAACCGGCAAAGCCTGGGCCTTGCACAAATCATTGTCAACGGCCCCATGGCCGAGGGTACCCGCCTTTCAGGGCCATTCAGTTCCACCATCGTCATGCAGACCTGTTGCCGGGCAACATTCACGGAAACCCCCAAGCACGGGACCTTGGAAAAATTTGAGATGGTCTGTAAAGAAACCAATCCCGCCAAAACCTGA
- a CDS encoding YehS family protein — MTNNDILRMFRYAMDISESKLVAIFGLAGETVDRDQIGAMLKKEDEQGFELLDDSSMTAFLNGLIVHERGEKSGSQGAVLQSPEFLTNNIILKKLRIALNFKEEDMMAVFKLAGKDVSKAMLSALFRKPGHKNYKECGDQFLRNFLKGLAMRYRG, encoded by the coding sequence ATGACAAACAATGATATTTTACGAATGTTCCGGTATGCCATGGACATAAGCGAATCAAAGCTGGTTGCGATTTTCGGGCTGGCAGGAGAGACCGTTGACCGGGATCAAATCGGGGCAATGCTTAAAAAGGAGGATGAGCAGGGCTTTGAGCTCCTTGATGATTCCTCCATGACGGCGTTTCTGAATGGGCTGATTGTCCATGAGCGTGGAGAGAAAAGTGGCTCCCAAGGGGCTGTCCTGCAGTCTCCCGAGTTCCTGACCAACAATATCATCCTGAAGAAGCTGAGGATCGCCCTTAACTTCAAGGAGGAGGATATGATGGCCGTGTTCAAGCTTGCCGGCAAGGATGTCTCAAAAGCAATGCTTTCCGCACTGTTTCGCAAACCGGGTCACAAGAACTACAAGGAGTGCGGGGATCAGTTTTTGAGAAATTTTCTCAAGGGACTTGCCATGCGCTATCGGGGATGA
- a CDS encoding uracil-xanthine permease family protein, giving the protein MSESSHSSTDYNFQIKDALLGAQMLFVAFGALVLVPLLTGLNPNVALFTAGAGTLIFQVITRGKVPIFLASSFAFIPPIMYGVKTWGIPGTMCGLCAAGVVYVLLSLLIRWQGSGIVKRVLPPIVTGPVIMVIGLILAPVAVNMAMGKTGDGAFVLFPERTAMIISLSALTATVLASLFGKGFIKLIPILCGIIVGYILSLIFGIVDFSTVSSAPWIAMPHFTLPEWNLQAIFYIVPIAIAPAIEHFGDVLAIGSVTGKDYVKDPGIQNTMLGDGIATSLASFLGGPPNTTYSEVTGAIALTRVFNPAIMTWAAIAAILLAFVNKFGTFLQTIPAPVMGGIMLLLFGAIMVVGLNTLVKSGQDLTEARNLTIVGLILVFGIGGMSFSAGEFTLQGIGLAGIIGVAMNLILPE; this is encoded by the coding sequence ATGTCGGAAAGCAGCCATTCATCAACAGACTACAATTTCCAGATCAAGGACGCCCTGCTGGGAGCCCAGATGCTTTTTGTGGCATTTGGCGCCCTGGTACTGGTCCCCCTTCTCACCGGCCTCAACCCCAATGTGGCACTTTTCACCGCAGGTGCTGGCACCCTTATTTTTCAGGTAATCACCCGGGGAAAAGTCCCCATCTTTCTTGCCTCGTCCTTTGCCTTTATTCCACCGATCATGTATGGGGTCAAAACCTGGGGAATTCCCGGCACCATGTGCGGACTTTGCGCGGCAGGCGTTGTTTATGTCCTGTTAAGCCTTCTCATCCGGTGGCAGGGAAGTGGCATCGTCAAACGGGTACTGCCCCCCATTGTCACAGGTCCTGTCATCATGGTCATCGGCCTCATCCTTGCCCCTGTGGCAGTGAACATGGCCATGGGCAAAACAGGCGATGGAGCGTTTGTTCTTTTTCCCGAACGAACGGCCATGATCATCTCTCTGTCGGCCCTTACGGCAACGGTTCTGGCATCCCTCTTTGGCAAAGGATTCATCAAGCTCATTCCCATCCTATGCGGTATTATTGTGGGTTACATCCTGTCATTGATTTTTGGAATCGTTGATTTTTCAACTGTTTCTTCAGCACCCTGGATTGCCATGCCCCATTTTACCCTGCCGGAATGGAACCTTCAGGCTATTTTTTACATCGTACCCATTGCCATTGCCCCTGCCATTGAACACTTTGGTGATGTGCTTGCCATCGGCAGCGTCACGGGCAAGGATTATGTCAAGGATCCCGGCATCCAGAACACCATGCTCGGCGACGGCATTGCAACAAGCCTTGCCTCGTTTCTGGGCGGACCGCCCAACACCACCTATTCCGAGGTGACCGGCGCCATTGCCCTGACCCGGGTGTTTAACCCCGCCATCATGACCTGGGCGGCCATTGCAGCTATACTTCTTGCATTTGTCAACAAATTCGGCACCTTTCTCCAGACCATCCCAGCACCGGTGATGGGCGGTATCATGCTGCTGCTCTTTGGTGCCATCATGGTGGTCGGCCTCAACACCCTTGTAAAATCAGGTCAAGACCTTACCGAGGCAAGGAACCTAACCATCGTGGGACTCATCCTTGTCTTCGGCATTGGAGGAATGAGTTTTTCCGCAGGAGAATTCACCCTCCAGGGCATCGGCCTTGCCGGCATCATCGGCGTTGCCATGAACCTCATACTACCCGAATAA
- the upp gene encoding uracil phosphoribosyltransferase, with protein sequence MAVYVEDHPLIKHKLGLMRQKDISTKDFRDLASEVAGLLTYEATQDMETEVATIDGWAGPVQVERIKGKKITIVPILRAGLGMMDGVINLIPSAKVSVVGFYRDEKTLQPVQYYVKTASAMDERIALILDPMLATGGTLLATIELLKASGCTRIKGLFLVAAPEGIEKIQKAHPDVDIYVAAIDERLNEVGYILPGLGDAGDKIFGTK encoded by the coding sequence TCGGATTGATGCGCCAGAAGGACATTTCCACAAAGGATTTCAGGGATCTGGCATCCGAAGTGGCAGGACTGCTCACCTATGAAGCAACCCAGGATATGGAAACAGAGGTCGCAACCATAGACGGCTGGGCAGGACCTGTTCAGGTCGAAAGAATCAAGGGTAAAAAAATCACCATTGTGCCCATCCTCAGGGCAGGGCTTGGCATGATGGACGGGGTGATCAACCTGATCCCGTCGGCAAAGGTGAGCGTTGTGGGATTTTACAGAGACGAAAAGACCCTTCAGCCAGTTCAGTACTATGTCAAGACAGCAAGCGCCATGGACGAACGTATTGCTCTGATCCTGGATCCCATGCTGGCAACCGGCGGCACCCTCCTTGCCACCATTGAACTGCTCAAGGCGTCCGGCTGCACCAGAATCAAGGGACTCTTCCTGGTTGCAGCCCCGGAAGGGATAGAAAAAATCCAGAAGGCCCATCCCGATGTGGACATTTATGTGGCGGCCATTGATGAACGCCTCAACGAAGTCGGTTACATCCTTCCTGGGCTGGGTGATGCCGGGGACAAAATATTTGGCACCAAATAA